TCTTAGCCAAAGCCGCGGCTGCCTTCCAACGAACATACCCATCAGAGTCTTTTAAAGCCTTGAGTAACACCGGAATTGCTTCTTCTGAGCCAATCTTACCCAAAGCGAAGGCTGCACTCCTACGAGCATTCCTATCAGAGTTTTCTAAAGCCTTGAGTGACCGAGGAATTGCTGTTTCTGAGCCAATATTACCCAAAGCGAAGGCTGCATTCCCACGAACATCTTTATCAGAGTGTTCTAAAACCTTGAATAACCCCGCAATGGCTGTTTCTGAGCCAATTTTACACAAAGCCACGACTGCGTTGCTACGAACATCTTTATCAGAATCTTTTAAAGCCTTGAGTAATCCCGGAATGGCTGTTTCTGAGCCAATTTTACCCAAAGCGAAGGCTGCCTTCCAACGAACATCTTTATTAGATTCTTCCAAAGCCTTGAGTAATCCCGCAATGGCTGTTTCTGTGCCAATCTTACCCAAAGCCTCGACTGCGTTCCCACGAACATCCTCATCAGAGTCTTTTAAAGCCTTGAGTAACTCATTAACAACTTGATTAGACTTTGTTAATCCCAATAACTCCACCTTAAACCGTTTCGGCACATCCAACCCAAGCACTAACCCCACTGTCTGCTTTTGAAACTTAAAGTTGACTTCTCCTGCTAACCTCGCTCCTAATTTTAAATCAATCTCTAACCCTAATTTAACCACCCGTTTTGCTTGGGTTTCATTATCCAATAACCCCAACAGCAACGCCATAGGTTCTGTCCATTTGAGATAATTCAAATAGTCCCACTTTAACTGCTCATCCCTGAGATGGGGTAACTTTTTCTTTAATTCCTCAGCCGTGTAATATTCTTGAATCAGTTGATGGCGAAAAGCAATTTTATCATTACCTTCTAGGTGAATTAGATGATATTTCAATAAATCTTCTAGCCACTTCAATGCAGTATTATCAGGATAAGAAATTTTGCCCTGTAAAAACTTTATTAATATCTCCTCTGCTTGATTCTTAGAAATAGATAACTTTATCTCCGTTGGGTTTTCACCAGTTGTCATCGTCCACGCCAAATGTTGCAGTAGTCGATTTTGCCAGAGATGCAAATCCTCTGAAATTTTAACTCCTTTGCGTATGTCAATTTTTTTTGTAAAACCTCGGAAAATTAAGCCTAAATTAGCAGGAATTTTGTTCTGATTATCATCAAAAACTGAACAAAGCATCCACAAAAGTAGAGGAGTTTCTCCCAATTCCTTGAGACGATTTCCCAACTGTTTAAGCATTTCTTCGCCTTTTTCAGGCAAATAGGCCTTGACAAAATCCCGCATCTGTGGTTCAGTCAGGGGAAGCATTTCCAGCTTTTTTTCAATGTTTAAGTCGTCGCTGCCTAAATCCCTTGTTGTGAAAATCATCGAAATTTCTGCATACTGCTGGCGAAAGTTTTTTAAATTCTGTCGTGCAGTATCTGAGGGCAACTCATTGATACCATCAAATAATAATAATGGTCTAAAATTCTGATTTTCTAACAGCCAACTTTCTAGGGTATTACTATCAATAATTAATTTATGGCGTTTCAGGAATTGTAAAATTAAATCAAGAATTGAGGTTTCATACAAGCGTAATTCGATGAGAATGGGAATTTGAATGATTTTAGCCTGATTTTGTTGATTTGGGCGCAACCTTTGCGCCCCTACAGATTCTTCTAATAATAATCTGGCTAAAGCGGTCGATTTTCCTGAACCGGGACGACCTTTTAAAAGAACGTGATTAGTCGCATACTTGCGTAAACCATCTAAAACTGTGAATCTTTCGGTTTTTTCTGGTCTTTCTGCTCTTTCTTGTGGGTTTTGTGGTTCTTTTTCAATCGTCTGCACCT
This Microcystis wesenbergii NRERC-220 DNA region includes the following protein-coding sequences:
- a CDS encoding HEAT repeat domain-containing protein gives rise to the protein MIDWTPYLKSISDSEKYAQWETFYTLTDVEGKTRPSKTAPLMDLQVQTIEKEPQNPQERAERPEKTERFTVLDGLRKYATNHVLLKGRPGSGKSTALARLLLEESVGAQRLRPNQQNQAKIIQIPILIELRLYETSILDLILQFLKRHKLIIDSNTLESWLLENQNFRPLLLFDGINELPSDTARQNLKNFRQQYAEISMIFTTRDLGSDDLNIEKKLEMLPLTEPQMRDFVKAYLPEKGEEMLKQLGNRLKELGETPLLLWMLCSVFDDNQNKIPANLGLIFRGFTKKIDIRKGVKISEDLHLWQNRLLQHLAWTMTTGENPTEIKLSISKNQAEEILIKFLQGKISYPDNTALKWLEDLLKYHLIHLEGNDKIAFRHQLIQEYYTAEELKKKLPHLRDEQLKWDYLNYLKWTEPMALLLGLLDNETQAKRVVKLGLEIDLKLGARLAGEVNFKFQKQTVGLVLGLDVPKRFKVELLGLTKSNQVVNELLKALKDSDEDVRGNAVEALGKIGTETAIAGLLKALEESNKDVRWKAAFALGKIGSETAIPGLLKALKDSDKDVRSNAVVALCKIGSETAIAGLFKVLEHSDKDVRGNAAFALGNIGSETAIPRSLKALENSDRNARRSAAFALGKIGSEEAIPVLLKALKDSDGYVRWKAAAALAKISSETAIPGLLKALEDSDEDVRGNAVWVLGNIGSETAIAGLLKTLEHSNKDVRGKAAEALGNIGSETAIAGLLKALKDSNEYVRSNAAEALGKIGSETAITGLLKALEDSNKDVRWKAAFALGKIGSETAIAGLLKALEDSNKYVRSQAAEALGNIGTETAMTELIKCLKNPDFVTLNNGNTLSQAREALDKIQNKLKYYHPLPESISYSTQSPTSETSSITYDFRGATIGNLAHNVQGSQQNYPQQTNNNNPEKK